A genomic segment from Pseudomonas mendocina encodes:
- the tilS gene encoding tRNA lysidine(34) synthetase TilS, translating to MTDLTIRLRQAMQPWRTAPAWRIAFSGGLDSSVLLHLLAAWARYEELPALSAIHVHHGLQPAADGWPEHCAQVCTRLGIPLDIVRVQVAPGASLEQAARRARYAAFAERLGSGEVLLGAQHRDDQAETLLFRLLRGAGVRGLAAMPASRSLGRGTLLRPLLGCSRAELHAYAQSHGLAWVEDPSNADERFSRNFLRRQVMPLLAERWPQVTASLARSAGHLSEAQQLLDELAGTDLLAARGVCALPWLPLPSLDLSAVTALSDARQRNLLRHWLAPLTRLPDSDHWAGWCDLRDAATDAAPIWKLADGELHRADGRLWWLSGEWLRPLEPLDLACDSFSELVELPDNGHVHLQGEMPQGRWHLRYRQGGESLQVPGRGRRDLKRLLNERRVPLFVRSRLPLLFDGDELMAVANLTQEPGIEASGVRLHWSPPIGEQGLSW from the coding sequence ATGACCGATCTCACCATTCGCCTGCGCCAGGCCATGCAGCCCTGGCGCACAGCTCCTGCCTGGCGTATCGCCTTCTCCGGTGGCCTGGATTCCAGCGTGCTGCTGCATCTGCTCGCCGCCTGGGCGAGGTACGAGGAGTTGCCAGCGCTGTCCGCCATTCATGTCCATCATGGGCTGCAGCCGGCGGCTGATGGCTGGCCTGAGCATTGCGCGCAGGTTTGCACGCGGCTGGGTATTCCACTGGACATCGTCAGGGTGCAGGTGGCGCCAGGGGCCAGCCTGGAGCAGGCCGCGCGGCGGGCGCGATATGCGGCGTTCGCTGAGCGGTTGGGCTCAGGCGAGGTATTGCTAGGCGCCCAGCATCGCGACGACCAGGCCGAAACCCTGCTGTTTCGTCTACTGCGCGGGGCTGGCGTACGGGGCCTGGCGGCCATGCCGGCCAGTCGCTCATTGGGTCGCGGCACTCTGCTTCGGCCCTTGCTCGGCTGCTCGCGGGCCGAATTGCATGCCTATGCGCAGAGTCATGGGCTTGCCTGGGTCGAGGATCCGAGCAATGCCGACGAGCGCTTCAGCCGCAATTTCCTGCGCAGGCAGGTGATGCCGCTGCTGGCTGAGCGCTGGCCGCAGGTGACGGCAAGCCTTGCGCGCAGTGCCGGCCATTTGAGCGAGGCCCAGCAATTGCTGGACGAACTGGCTGGGACGGACCTGCTGGCTGCGCGTGGCGTTTGCGCTTTACCCTGGCTGCCGTTGCCTTCTCTGGATTTGTCGGCCGTGACCGCGCTGAGCGATGCGCGTCAGCGCAATCTGCTGCGCCACTGGCTGGCGCCGCTGACGCGCTTGCCCGATAGCGATCACTGGGCCGGCTGGTGTGACCTGCGTGATGCCGCCACGGATGCGGCGCCGATCTGGAAACTGGCCGATGGCGAGTTGCACCGCGCCGATGGGCGGCTTTGGTGGCTCAGTGGTGAGTGGCTGCGGCCGCTGGAGCCACTCGATCTAGCCTGCGACTCGTTTTCCGAATTGGTCGAACTTCCCGACAATGGTCATGTGCATCTACAGGGCGAGATGCCGCAAGGTCGCTGGCACCTGCGTTACCGCCAGGGCGGTGAGTCACTACAGGTGCCGGGGCGTGGCAGGCGTGATCTCAAGCGCCTGCTCAATGAAAGGCGCGTGCCTTTATTCGTGCGCTCACGCCTGCCGCTGTTGTTCGATGGCGATGAGCTGATGGCGGTGGCGAACCTGACGCAAGAGCCAGGAATCGAGGCCAGCGGGGTGCGTCTGCACTGGTCGCCGCCTATCGGCGAGCAAGGTTTGAGCTGGTAA
- a CDS encoding acetyl-CoA carboxylase carboxyltransferase subunit alpha, producing the protein MNPNFLDFEQPIADLQAKIEELRLVGNDNALNIGDEIARLQDKSSALTESIFGNLTSWQIAQLARHPRRPYTLDYIQHIFTEFDELHGDRHFSDDAAIVGGVARLADQPVMIIGHQKGREVREKVRRNFGMPRPEGYRKACRLMEMAERFKMPILTFIDTPGAYPGIDAEERGQSEAIAWNLRVMARLKTPIIATVIGEGGSGGALAIGVCDQLNMLQYSTYSVISPEGCASILWRTAEKAPDAAEAMGITAERLKDLGIVDQVIAEPLGGAHRDPAAASESIRQELTKQLASLQKHDTDALLKRRYDRLMSYGIA; encoded by the coding sequence ATGAACCCGAATTTCCTCGATTTCGAACAGCCGATCGCCGACCTGCAAGCCAAGATCGAAGAGCTACGCCTGGTTGGTAATGACAACGCGCTGAACATCGGCGACGAGATTGCCCGCCTGCAGGACAAGAGCAGCGCCCTGACCGAAAGCATCTTCGGCAACCTGACCAGCTGGCAGATCGCGCAGCTCGCGCGTCACCCGCGCCGCCCCTACACCCTGGACTACATTCAGCACATCTTCACCGAGTTCGACGAGTTGCACGGCGACCGTCACTTCTCCGACGACGCCGCCATCGTCGGCGGTGTGGCGCGCCTGGCTGATCAACCGGTGATGATCATCGGTCACCAGAAAGGCCGTGAAGTGCGCGAGAAGGTACGCCGCAACTTCGGCATGCCGCGTCCAGAAGGCTACCGCAAGGCGTGCCGCCTGATGGAGATGGCCGAGCGCTTCAAGATGCCGATCCTCACCTTCATCGATACGCCCGGTGCTTACCCGGGTATCGATGCCGAGGAACGTGGCCAGAGCGAGGCCATCGCCTGGAACTTGCGTGTGATGGCGCGCCTGAAAACCCCGATCATCGCCACCGTTATCGGCGAGGGCGGTTCCGGCGGTGCGTTGGCCATTGGCGTCTGCGACCAGCTGAACATGCTGCAGTACTCCACCTACTCGGTGATCTCGCCGGAAGGCTGCGCCTCGATCCTCTGGCGTACGGCCGAGAAGGCGCCGGATGCTGCCGAGGCCATGGGCATCACCGCCGAGCGTCTGAAGGATCTGGGTATCGTCGATCAGGTGATCGCCGAGCCGCTGGGTGGCGCGCACCGTGATCCGGCCGCAGCATCGGAGTCGATCCGCCAGGAGCTGACCAAGCAGCTCGCCAGCCTGCAGAAGCACGATACCGATGCGCTGCTCAAGCGCCGTTACGATCGCTTGATGAGCTACGGCATCGCCTGA